A genomic segment from Leptospira fainei serovar Hurstbridge str. BUT 6 encodes:
- a CDS encoding class I SAM-dependent DNA methyltransferase has product MQNNLFDQIASEYDTKERQELAKIIVKEIKSELKNSKDKSLLDYGSGTGLVGLELSPLVDKILLMDSAEQMLEIAKEKIIRANMKNAEVIYSDFTKTTSSIKADIIVVSLVLLHIPDTNRILKQFFSVLKENGKLIIVDFDKNEKVNHPKVHNGFSHTDLKSLLTDAGFKKTEIRTFYNGENIFMNQDASLLISTSLK; this is encoded by the coding sequence ATGCAAAATAATTTATTTGATCAGATTGCAAGCGAATATGATACGAAAGAAAGACAGGAATTAGCGAAAATAATAGTTAAGGAGATAAAATCAGAGTTAAAAAATAGTAAAGATAAATCGTTATTGGATTATGGAAGCGGGACCGGATTAGTTGGATTGGAATTATCTCCATTAGTCGATAAGATTCTATTAATGGACTCTGCGGAACAAATGCTCGAGATAGCAAAAGAGAAGATTATTCGAGCTAATATGAAAAATGCTGAAGTTATTTACTCTGATTTTACGAAAACTACCTCAAGCATTAAAGCGGATATAATAGTAGTTTCGCTGGTTCTTCTTCATATTCCGGATACAAACAGGATACTAAAGCAATTCTTTTCTGTATTAAAAGAGAATGGAAAATTAATTATTGTAGATTTTGATAAAAACGAGAAAGTCAACCATCCGAAAGTTCACAATGGATTTAGTCATACGGATTTAAAATCGTTACTTACAGATGCGGGATTTAAAAAGACGGAAATAAGAACATTTTATAATGGTGAAAATATTTTTATGAATCAAGATGCCTCGCTATTGATTTCTACAAGTCTGAAGTAA
- a CDS encoding ArsR/SmtB family transcription factor, which translates to MNAFAALADDTRREIVKLVAKNGELTSSEISQNFKMSPPAISQHLKVLKEAKVLQVKKEAQKRIYRLNNSGIDEMEDWLSEIRNLWNKRLDRLDKYVLKIKKEKHRDKK; encoded by the coding sequence ATGAATGCTTTTGCTGCTCTTGCAGATGATACTCGAAGGGAGATTGTGAAATTGGTGGCAAAGAACGGCGAGCTTACTTCGAGTGAGATAAGCCAAAATTTTAAGATGAGTCCGCCGGCTATTTCACAACACTTAAAGGTATTGAAAGAAGCCAAGGTTCTTCAAGTGAAGAAAGAGGCACAAAAACGAATTTATAGGCTGAATAACTCGGGAATCGACGAAATGGAGGATTGGTTATCGGAAATTAGAAATCTATGGAATAAGCGACTAGATAGACTGGATAAGTACGTATTAAAAATCAAAAAGGAGAAACACCGTGATAAAAAATAA
- a CDS encoding DoxX family protein — translation MTTRNRIIYWISTIWLALGMVSTGAVQLIKVKAEVDKITDLGYPIYFLTILGVWKILGVIAVLIPKFPVLKEWAYAGFFFAMSGAAFSHIASGHSVSEIFPSLLLLILTLVSWYFRPEDRKVISFNQHKNRKL, via the coding sequence ATGACAACGAGAAATAGAATTATCTATTGGATTTCTACTATCTGGCTTGCATTGGGGATGGTATCGACTGGAGCAGTTCAGTTAATCAAAGTTAAGGCGGAGGTAGATAAGATTACGGACTTAGGCTATCCGATCTATTTTTTAACGATACTAGGTGTTTGGAAAATTTTGGGGGTTATCGCCGTACTGATTCCCAAATTTCCCGTTCTAAAGGAATGGGCTTACGCAGGTTTTTTCTTTGCCATGTCCGGAGCCGCGTTTTCACATATCGCATCGGGTCATTCCGTGAGTGAAATATTTCCCTCGTTGCTACTTCTAATTCTAACGCTGGTATCCTGGTATTTCAGACCCGAGGATAGAAAGGTCATTTCGTTTAATCAACATAAGAATAGGAAGTTATGA
- a CDS encoding VOC family protein produces MEDPKKQTDNSTSSPGVAPKVTGIGGIFFFSDNLQQTKEWYAKNLGLEINEWGSTFESRNIDRPDEINSLQWSPFKRGDKYFSPSKKDFMINYRVQNIEGLVNNLKKNGVTVLDSIEASDFGKFVHIMDTDGNKIELWEPIDSKDDR; encoded by the coding sequence ATGGAAGATCCAAAAAAACAAACAGACAACTCGACTTCGTCGCCCGGCGTTGCGCCAAAGGTGACGGGAATTGGCGGCATTTTCTTTTTTTCAGATAATCTGCAGCAGACGAAAGAATGGTATGCCAAAAATTTAGGACTTGAAATCAATGAATGGGGTTCGACTTTTGAATCCAGAAACATCGACAGACCTGATGAAATAAACTCTCTTCAATGGAGTCCTTTCAAAAGAGGAGATAAATATTTTTCTCCGTCCAAAAAGGATTTTATGATTAATTACCGAGTTCAGAATATAGAAGGGCTTGTAAATAATCTCAAAAAGAACGGAGTCACCGTACTTGATAGTATTGAGGCTTCTGACTTCGGAAAATTCGTACATATTATGGACACAGACGGCAACAAGATTGAACTATGGGAGCCTATCGACAGCAAAGACGACCGCTAA
- a CDS encoding DUF4256 domain-containing protein — translation MKSADSNKKKFSAEKQQELLRTLKDRFEKNMKRHKGLEWPKIEVKLKGSAEKILSLNEMEITGGEPDVVSYDKKTGEYVFYDCSAESPKGRRSVCYDREALDSRKEHKPKNNAIDMAATMGIELLSEEQYRELQKLGDFDTKTSSWVKTPPGIRELGGALFCDRRYDNVFVYHNGAESYYAVRGFRGSLRI, via the coding sequence ATGAAGAGCGCTGATAGCAATAAAAAGAAATTCTCGGCGGAAAAACAGCAGGAGCTACTCAGAACGTTGAAGGACCGTTTTGAAAAAAACATGAAACGGCATAAAGGATTGGAATGGCCTAAAATTGAGGTGAAGCTGAAAGGTAGCGCCGAAAAAATATTGTCACTGAACGAAATGGAAATAACCGGCGGCGAACCTGATGTTGTCAGTTATGATAAAAAGACGGGCGAATATGTTTTTTATGATTGTTCTGCAGAAAGTCCTAAGGGCCGCAGAAGCGTTTGTTACGATCGGGAAGCGCTGGATTCAAGGAAAGAACATAAGCCGAAAAATAATGCAATCGATATGGCTGCGACAATGGGCATCGAACTTTTATCGGAAGAACAATATCGGGAACTGCAGAAACTAGGAGATTTCGATACGAAAACATCGAGTTGGGTGAAAACGCCTCCCGGTATTAGAGAACTCGGCGGCGCTCTCTTTTGTGATCGCCGCTACGACAATGTCTTCGTTTATCATAACGGTGCGGAATCTTATTATGCCGTCCGAGGATTTCGCGGCTCGCTAAGGATCTAG
- a CDS encoding SRPBCC family protein has product MIKNNVEAIIEGNRVIYKRYFDVSIDLLFEAWSSQEHLSEWWGPDGFTITTKRLDFSNGGIWEFIMHGPDGHNYKSKIQFIEINKPNYIYYQHLGDDEGTKEIHFQSKIIFEESGEGTNLTMEQIFPNKEELERVNKKYGAIEGGKQHLGNLAKYLEKRK; this is encoded by the coding sequence GTGATAAAAAATAATGTGGAAGCAATCATTGAAGGCAATAGAGTCATTTATAAGAGATACTTTGACGTATCGATTGATCTGCTATTCGAGGCATGGTCGTCCCAGGAACATCTTTCCGAATGGTGGGGGCCGGATGGATTTACAATAACGACAAAGCGTTTGGATTTTTCAAATGGCGGCATTTGGGAATTTATCATGCATGGCCCCGATGGACACAATTATAAAAGCAAGATTCAATTTATAGAAATTAACAAACCTAATTACATTTATTATCAGCATCTTGGCGATGATGAAGGTACCAAGGAGATCCATTTCCAATCTAAAATCATATTTGAAGAATCCGGCGAAGGAACAAATCTTACTATGGAACAGATTTTCCCGAACAAAGAAGAGTTGGAAAGAGTGAATAAAAAATACGGTGCGATTGAGGGCGGCAAACAACATCTTGGCAACCTTGCTAAATATTTGGAAAAGCGTAAATAA
- a CDS encoding VOC family protein — MAKAKKKSSPTKSKPDDMKIEFMGAPSHTITPFLMFNADLVEVTNFYVSIFKKSKIIRANRMQADFILNGQKFSAYNGGPNFQFSWGVSFMISVDTQKEVDYYWNALLVDGGKESMCGWVQDKYGMWWQVTPNILLKLISHKDSQKAERARRAMLKMRKIDIAALKAAAG; from the coding sequence ATGGCGAAGGCAAAGAAGAAAAGCAGTCCGACAAAATCTAAACCGGACGACATGAAAATCGAATTTATGGGCGCTCCATCGCACACCATCACTCCTTTTCTCATGTTCAATGCGGATCTCGTGGAAGTGACAAATTTCTACGTATCGATTTTTAAGAAATCCAAAATTATCAGGGCAAATCGGATGCAGGCGGATTTCATTTTGAACGGCCAAAAGTTTTCCGCTTACAATGGTGGACCTAATTTTCAATTCAGCTGGGGTGTCTCATTCATGATCAGCGTCGATACCCAGAAAGAAGTCGATTATTATTGGAACGCTCTTCTTGTAGACGGTGGAAAAGAAAGTATGTGCGGTTGGGTTCAGGACAAATACGGCATGTGGTGGCAGGTGACACCTAATATTCTCTTAAAACTTATCTCACATAAAGATTCGCAAAAAGCGGAGCGCGCGCGACGAGCGATGCTAAAGATGCGAAAAATCGACATTGCAGCGCTCAAAGCGGCAGCCGGTTAG
- the map gene encoding type I methionyl aminopeptidase, with protein sequence MSIESEKDIIGLQKVGNLVAETIKLMIANASPGITTKSLDKIARNYFESFGAHSAPEITYNFPGATCISVNHEVAHGIPGSRVLREGDLLNVDVSLELEGYFADAGYSICLSPARQNLINLCNTSHDILLKTIKSLRSGNKINKIGCTIETEAKKHGYQVIRNLTGHGTGRRLHEEPDNIVNYKDPTDLRLLSKGMVIAVETFISTGAKLAIESNDGWTLTTPDKSYVAQFEHTIIVTEQEPVLLTV encoded by the coding sequence ATGTCAATTGAATCAGAAAAAGACATTATCGGCTTGCAAAAGGTCGGTAATTTAGTTGCCGAAACCATAAAACTAATGATTGCAAATGCGTCTCCTGGAATTACTACAAAATCCCTCGACAAAATTGCTCGAAATTACTTTGAGTCCTTCGGTGCACATTCCGCGCCCGAGATTACATATAATTTTCCCGGCGCAACTTGTATCAGTGTAAATCATGAAGTAGCACATGGGATTCCCGGCTCTCGCGTTTTACGCGAGGGCGATCTACTAAATGTAGATGTTTCTCTCGAACTTGAAGGTTATTTTGCTGATGCAGGGTATTCTATTTGTCTCTCTCCAGCTCGTCAGAATCTTATAAACCTTTGCAACACGTCGCACGATATTTTACTTAAAACAATTAAATCACTTCGTTCGGGAAACAAAATAAATAAAATCGGATGTACCATCGAAACTGAAGCAAAGAAGCACGGTTATCAAGTTATTAGAAATCTTACAGGTCATGGAACAGGTAGACGTCTGCATGAAGAACCTGATAATATTGTCAATTATAAAGATCCTACTGATCTAAGGCTTTTATCTAAAGGCATGGTCATTGCTGTCGAAACCTTTATTTCTACCGGTGCCAAACTTGCTATCGAATCAAATGATGGATGGACTTTGACAACACCCGATAAATCGTATGTCGCTCAATTCGAACATACGATCATCGTAACAGAGCAGGAACCGGTATTATTAACAGTTTAA
- a CDS encoding ATP-binding protein has protein sequence MKKPYIGRITEKYLYFFAIVSVAILIIVNQVIIHTLLVEVRKDGLIVNIAGKQRMHSQRITKLALMSMIDPGNFIELKKETENWNRTHFSLQRGDAEIGLPVNKSPAISKLFDDIAPYQKGLYLSISHLEDSSQIRGIMAEIFKNEEAYLPLMDSIVGVFEKESKVRIQRLEVVEILLAAISLLLLTAEFLFVFRPIIRELKGREEKLERLNESKDLIMATIAHDIRNPLNIIQMSLDLLKEKIPEISAKNRETLMYAQEACSRAEKLVRELLELAQIESEDFSLTKEITQLDPYVERVLSPFQYKASEKHIEIKITVHPPDLSALIDRERFARVLENLITNSLKFTDESGKIEINSFEENEKVRLEIKDTGIGIPEKLKQHIFDKYSKARRDGMQGEKPVGLGMSIVKAIVEKHQGKIWLESHEGLGTTFHVCLPKANLKPHNGD, from the coding sequence ATGAAGAAGCCGTACATAGGTAGAATAACCGAGAAATACCTGTATTTTTTTGCGATTGTTTCAGTAGCAATCTTGATCATTGTTAATCAAGTTATCATTCATACTCTTTTAGTGGAAGTTCGGAAAGATGGATTAATCGTAAACATTGCGGGAAAACAGAGAATGCATAGTCAACGAATCACTAAACTGGCGCTAATGTCTATGATTGATCCGGGGAATTTTATTGAATTAAAAAAGGAGACCGAGAATTGGAACCGAACGCATTTTTCACTTCAACGAGGAGATGCAGAAATCGGTTTACCCGTCAACAAGTCGCCGGCTATATCTAAACTCTTCGACGACATTGCTCCTTATCAAAAAGGATTGTATTTATCGATTTCGCATCTTGAAGATAGTTCTCAGATACGCGGGATAATGGCAGAAATTTTCAAGAATGAAGAAGCGTACCTGCCCTTGATGGATTCCATAGTAGGAGTGTTCGAGAAAGAATCGAAAGTGCGTATCCAAAGGCTCGAGGTTGTTGAAATATTGCTGGCTGCCATTTCGCTATTATTACTTACCGCCGAGTTTCTATTCGTATTTAGACCGATTATTAGAGAATTAAAAGGGAGAGAAGAAAAACTCGAACGTTTGAATGAAAGTAAAGATCTGATTATGGCCACAATCGCGCATGACATTCGAAATCCGCTCAATATAATACAAATGTCTCTGGATCTTCTAAAAGAAAAAATCCCGGAAATTTCCGCTAAAAACAGGGAAACTCTTATGTATGCCCAAGAAGCTTGTTCAAGGGCAGAAAAATTAGTCCGAGAATTGCTGGAATTAGCCCAAATCGAGAGCGAAGACTTCTCCTTGACAAAGGAGATTACTCAACTTGATCCATATGTTGAACGAGTTCTGTCGCCTTTCCAATACAAAGCATCCGAAAAACATATAGAAATAAAAATTACCGTGCATCCTCCGGATCTTTCCGCCTTAATCGATCGCGAGAGATTTGCTCGAGTATTAGAAAATTTGATAACGAATTCTCTTAAATTTACGGACGAATCAGGAAAGATTGAAATCAATTCTTTTGAAGAGAACGAAAAGGTACGGCTTGAGATCAAGGACACGGGCATAGGAATTCCTGAGAAGTTAAAACAGCATATATTCGATAAATATTCCAAAGCTCGCAGAGACGGCATGCAAGGCGAAAAACCCGTCGGGTTGGGAATGTCGATCGTTAAAGCGATTGTTGAAAAACACCAAGGAAAGATTTGGCTTGAAAGTCATGAAGGACTCGGGACAACATTTCATGTTTGTTTGCCTAAGGCAAATCTAAAACCCCACAATGGAGACTAG
- a CDS encoding dihydrofolate reductase family protein produces MRKTIFAINITTDGYCSHTDMIADEELHTYFTDLLRTASLILYGRITYQLMVPYWPDIAKRRSEAESTNEFARVFDSLDKVLFSTTLRDVEDRNTRLAQRNIAEEVLALKQQSGKDIFVGSLSIASQLSERNLIDEYRFVVHPVVAGKGPRLFDTVSSEKSLRLDFLGSKIFQSGAVALHYEKHM; encoded by the coding sequence ATGAGAAAAACTATTTTCGCAATCAATATTACCACTGATGGGTATTGTAGTCATACCGACATGATCGCTGACGAAGAGCTACATACGTATTTCACCGATCTTTTGCGTACTGCAAGCCTCATCCTTTATGGTCGGATTACGTATCAGCTAATGGTGCCTTATTGGCCTGACATCGCCAAGCGCCGATCAGAAGCAGAATCAACGAATGAGTTCGCTCGAGTATTTGACTCGCTCGATAAGGTCTTATTCTCCACAACATTGAGAGATGTGGAAGACAGGAATACGAGACTTGCGCAGCGAAACATTGCAGAAGAGGTCCTTGCTTTGAAACAGCAGTCCGGAAAGGACATTTTCGTGGGCAGTTTGAGCATTGCGTCGCAGCTTTCGGAACGCAATTTGATTGACGAGTATCGTTTCGTAGTTCATCCGGTTGTTGCTGGAAAAGGACCGCGGTTATTCGATACCGTGAGTTCGGAAAAGAGTCTCCGGTTGGATTTTCTTGGTTCGAAAATTTTTCAATCTGGAGCCGTTGCTCTTCATTATGAAAAACATATGTGA